A window of Castanea sativa cultivar Marrone di Chiusa Pesio chromosome 1, ASM4071231v1 contains these coding sequences:
- the LOC142643154 gene encoding anthocyanidin 3-O-glucosyltransferase 5-like — protein sequence MGVAETNKLHVAVLSSPGMGHIIPLLELAKCLVIDHGIHVSFLNITTEASTAQIQLLHSPTLPLGLDVIDIPAVDISALVSDDTPIVARLSINVEESLKPLKFILIELGKPQALFIDLFCTQAFDVCKELSIPTFTFFTPSTSFLAFCLYLPTLDREVECEFIDLPEPVQVPGCSPVRTEDLLDQVRNRKIDEYKWFFFHISRLPMSDGILLNSWEDLEPTSLKAIREHPFYKQIPTPPVFPAGPLIKHDKPELDDECLAWLDKQPLNSVLFVALGSGGTLSAAQLTELAWGLELSQQRFILVARKPTDASASATFFNVGEDINVNDPKAYLPDGFLERTKEVGLVVPTWAPQVSVLQHPSTGAFLSHCGWNSTLESMTHGVPMIAWPLYAEQRMNATMLVEEVGVAVKPVGIPGKGVVDREEIERVVRLVLEGEEGNGMRRKARELKVSAVKALELGGSFLESLSSVIKKWMIENEISV from the coding sequence ATGGGGGTAGCTGAAACCAATAAACTACACGTTGCAGTCCTCTCAAGTCCAGGCATGGGCCACATCATCCCTCTCCTCGAGCTGGCCAAGTGTCTCGTCATCGACCATGGCATCCATGTGAGCTTCCTCAACATCACTACCGAAGCTTCCACAGCCCAAATCCAACTCCTCCACTCACCAACACTCCCTCTTGGCCTTGACGTCATTGACATCCCAGCTGTTGATATTTCAGCTTTGGTCAGCGACGACACTCCCATCGTCGCCAGGTTATCTATCAACGTAGAGGAAAGCCTCAAGCCTCTAAAGTTCATCCTCATCGAGCTAGGCAAGCCACAAGCTCTGTTCATTGATCTTTTCTGTACCCAAGCTTTCGATGTCTGCAAAGAGCTTTCTATCCCCACGTTCACTTTCTTCACTCCTTCCACTTCTTTCCTTGCTTTCTGTTTGTATCTTCCAACACTGGACCGTGAAGTCGAGTGCGAGTTTATTGACCTTCCTGAACCAGTTCAGGTCCCAGGTTGCTCCCCGGTTCGAACCGAGGACTTGCTAGACCAGGTTCGGAACCGAAAGATTGACGAGTACAAGTGGTTCTTTTTCCATATCAGCCGTTTGCCTATGTCAGATGGTATTTTGTTAAACTCGTGGGAGGATCTTGAACCCACATCGCTTAAAGCTATAAGGGAGCACCCATTTTATAAGCAAATTCCTACACCACCTGTTTTCCCGGCTGGTCCGCTTATAAAACACGACAAGCCTGAACTAGACGATGAGTGTTTAGCTTGGCTAGACAAACAACCATTAAATTCTGTTCTTTTTGTGGCACTTGGAAGTGGAGGGACTCTCTCAGCTGCACAACTCACAGAGTTGGCTTGGGGTTTGGAACTGAGTCAACAAAGGTTTATATTAGTGGCTCGTAAGCCAACCGATGCGAGTGCTTCAGCTACATTTTTCAATGTGGGTGAAGATATTAATGTTAATGATCCAAAGGCTTATTTGCCTGATGGATTTTTAGAGAGGACAAAGGAGGTGGGTTTGGTGGTTCCGACTTGGGCACCACAAGTTTCAGTGCTTCAACACCCATCAACTGGTGCTTTTTTGTCTCACTGTGGTTGGAACTCGACGCTGGAGAGCATGACTCACGGTGTCCCTATGATTGCGTGGCCTCTTTATGCAGAGCAGAGAATGAATGCAACGATGTTGGTTGAAGAGGTTGGTGTGGCTGTTAAGCCAGTGGGAATACCAGGAAAAGGAGTGGTTGATAGAGAGGAGATTGAGAGGGTGGTGAGGTTGGTGTTAGAGGGTGAAGAAGGAAACGGGATGAGGCGTAAGGCAAGAGAGCTAAAAGTGAGTGCAGTGAAAGCGTTGGAATTGGGTGGCTCTTTTCTTGAGTCACTTTCCAGTGTCATCAAAAAATGGATGATTGAGAATGAAATCTCagtctaa